One region of Bubalus kerabau isolate K-KA32 ecotype Philippines breed swamp buffalo chromosome 6, PCC_UOA_SB_1v2, whole genome shotgun sequence genomic DNA includes:
- the C6H1orf146 gene encoding protein SPO16 homolog, producing the protein MAESDGKEKIKWTTTIIISSSLKSYEVAAALENRSHKVRYSDSVENGSIIFSLSGVAFLLMNARECFMSAEETFLAKIEKFVNIHQNSFLVLFAALHGPEEWKLMFRIQQRFLGSNLRILPVHNPVNAINLMCTIAKITSKSYIDSICYRMITTKAYIIEQSPVWKTLQKIKLSSDTFNPN; encoded by the exons ATGGCTGAaagtgatggaaaagaaaaaataaaatggacaaccactATTATTATTAGCTCATCTCTTAAG agttatgAAGTTGCAGCTGCCCTAGAAAATCGAAGCCACAAGGTTCGGTATTCAGATTCAGTGGAAAATGGatcaattatattttctctttctg GAGTTGCATTTTTATTGATGAATGCTAGAGAATGCTTTATGTCTGCTGAAGAAACATTTCTAGCCAAAATTGAGAAGTTTGTTAACATTCACCAAAATAGTTTTTTGGTTCTGTTTGCTGCCCTGCATGGACCTGAAGAATGGAAACTGATGTTCAGGATTCAGCAGAG atTCCTGGGTAGTAACTTACGGATACTTCCAGTACACAACCCAGTAAATGCGATTAATCTTATGTGCACCATAGCTAAG ATCACCTCCAAATCATACATAGATAGCATCTGCTACAGAATGATAACAACTAAAGCTTACATCATTGAGCAAAGTCCTGTGTGGAAAACACTTCAAAAGATAAAACTGAGTAGTGATACATTTAACCCAAATTAG